One window from the genome of Streptomyces cadmiisoli encodes:
- a CDS encoding ferritin-like domain-containing protein: MPTYDQYAMEPGQPLWPVPATGAARFTWEYDDGRDRLLALYQKGKDKQWDGQKRIDWDLEVDPYDPLGTPDEALSLYGTRHWAKLTDRDRGELRRHYSAWQFSQFLHGEQGAMICAARIVESAPDLDAKFYSATQTMDEARHAEIYGRFLHEKIGMLYPINDNLRALLGDTLRDSRWDMPYLGMQVLIEGLALAAFGMIRDTTDKPLPKQILAYVMQDEARHVAFGRMALRDCYKQLTDAELREREEFVIEGCYLMRDRLRGVEVLENFGIPKAEAEEYSERSEFLALFRKLLFSRIVPCVKDIGLWGERLQRAYVDLGVFELGDANLDLLMAEDEEVAERLDAERFAAEERERIAEVGAAIEAGADGDGPART; the protein is encoded by the coding sequence ATGCCGACCTACGACCAGTACGCCATGGAGCCCGGACAGCCCCTGTGGCCGGTTCCCGCGACCGGCGCGGCCCGCTTCACCTGGGAGTACGACGACGGCCGCGACCGCCTGCTCGCCCTTTACCAGAAGGGCAAGGACAAGCAGTGGGACGGGCAGAAGCGGATCGACTGGGATCTGGAAGTCGATCCGTACGACCCGCTCGGCACCCCCGACGAGGCGTTGTCGCTGTACGGCACCAGACACTGGGCCAAGCTCACCGACCGCGACCGCGGCGAACTGCGCCGGCACTACTCCGCCTGGCAGTTCAGCCAGTTCCTGCACGGCGAGCAGGGCGCGATGATCTGCGCGGCCCGGATCGTCGAGTCCGCCCCGGACCTGGACGCCAAGTTCTACTCGGCGACGCAGACCATGGACGAGGCCCGGCACGCGGAGATCTACGGCCGCTTCCTGCACGAGAAGATCGGGATGCTCTACCCGATCAACGACAACCTCCGGGCCCTGCTCGGCGACACCCTGCGCGACAGCCGGTGGGACATGCCGTACCTGGGCATGCAGGTACTGATCGAGGGCCTCGCGCTGGCCGCCTTCGGCATGATCAGGGACACCACGGACAAGCCGCTGCCGAAGCAGATCCTGGCGTACGTGATGCAGGACGAGGCCCGCCACGTGGCCTTCGGTCGCATGGCGCTGCGCGACTGCTACAAGCAGCTCACCGACGCCGAACTGCGCGAACGCGAGGAGTTCGTCATCGAGGGCTGCTACCTGATGCGCGACCGGCTGCGGGGCGTGGAGGTGCTGGAGAACTTCGGGATCCCGAAGGCGGAGGCGGAGGAGTACAGCGAACGCTCCGAGTTCCTCGCCCTGTTCCGCAAGCTGCTGTTCAGCCGCATCGTCCCCTGTGTGAAGGACATCGGCCTGTGGGGCGAGCGCCTCCAGCGGGCCTACGTCGACCTCGGCGTCTTCGAGCTGGGCGACGCGAACCTCGACCTGCTCATGGCCGAGGACGAGGAGGTCGCCGAGCGGCTGGACGCCGAACGCTTCGCCGCCGAGGAACGGGAGCGGATCGCGGAGGTGGGCGCGGCGATCGAGGCGGGCGCGGACGGCGACGGCCCGGCGCGCACCTGA
- a CDS encoding AurF N-oxygenase family protein: MTTTPEADALEGLRDALGLLKDREQVAERLLDSSAKHSFDPDEELDWDAPFEEGKWFWPPELVSLYGTPMWKRMGEEQRILLSRHEAAALASLGIWFELILMQLLVRHIYDKAATSAHVRYALTEIEDECRHSKMFARLIAHGDTPWYPVSRAHQQLGRLFKTVSTTPGSFTATLLGEEVLDWMQRLTFPDERVQTLIRGVTRIHVVEEARHVRYAREELRRQMLTAPKWSQEFTRITSGEFARVFAVAFVNPEVYTNVGLDKREALAQVKASGHRREVMQTGSKRLTDFLDDIGVLRGVGRRLWKSSGLLA; encoded by the coding sequence ATGACGACCACGCCGGAAGCCGACGCCCTCGAAGGGCTGCGCGACGCGCTCGGCCTGCTCAAGGACCGCGAGCAGGTGGCCGAACGGCTGCTCGACTCCTCCGCCAAGCACTCCTTCGACCCGGACGAGGAACTGGACTGGGACGCGCCCTTCGAGGAGGGCAAATGGTTCTGGCCGCCCGAGCTGGTGTCGCTGTACGGCACCCCGATGTGGAAGCGGATGGGCGAGGAGCAGCGGATCCTGCTCTCCCGGCACGAGGCGGCCGCGCTCGCCTCGCTCGGCATCTGGTTCGAGCTGATCCTGATGCAGCTGCTGGTCCGGCACATCTACGACAAGGCGGCCACGAGCGCCCATGTGCGCTACGCGCTGACCGAGATCGAGGACGAGTGCCGGCACTCGAAGATGTTCGCCCGCCTCATAGCGCACGGTGACACGCCCTGGTACCCGGTGAGCCGGGCCCACCAGCAGCTCGGACGGCTGTTCAAGACCGTCTCGACCACCCCCGGCTCCTTCACCGCGACCCTGCTCGGCGAGGAGGTGCTCGACTGGATGCAGCGGCTGACCTTCCCCGACGAGCGGGTGCAGACGCTGATCCGGGGCGTGACGCGGATCCACGTGGTCGAGGAGGCCCGCCATGTGCGCTACGCCCGCGAGGAACTGCGCCGCCAGATGCTGACCGCGCCGAAGTGGTCCCAGGAGTTCACCCGGATCACCTCCGGCGAGTTCGCCCGCGTCTTCGCCGTCGCCTTCGTCAACCCCGAGGTCTACACGAACGTGGGCCTGGACAAGCGCGAGGCCCTCGCCCAGGTCAAGGCGAGCGGCCACCGCCGCGAGGTGATGCAGACCGGCTCGAAGCGCCTGACGGACTTCCTGGACGACATCGGCGTGCTGCGCGGCGTGGGCCGGCGGCTGTGGAAGTCCTCGGGCCTGCTGGCGTAG
- a CDS encoding penicillin-binding transpeptidase domain-containing protein, with protein MTRYIRHAAAFCALLLVALLANASRIQVVQAPAYDDNPANRRQDIARYSQPRGDILVDGRPVTGSKDTGEQLRYERTYDNGPLYAPVTGFVSQRYGSSFLEDTEDGTLAGTDPMLSPFPLWNDFTRARSPGGDVVTTLDGAAQRAAYEGLADRKGAVAALEPATGRVLALVSTPSYHPETLSGNAPSVTRSWLELQQDPDKPMLNRAVRQTYPPGSTFKVLTAAAALDAGVIRNVDARTRSPDPYTLPGTRTTLRNTARNCRNASLRVAFEWSCNTVFAKLGVDVGVTGMAATAQAFGFNDAGLRIPFAVSASTFDTTVDRAQLALSSIGQYNTRATPLQMAMVAAAVANGGQLRQPYLVERTTTHRGATVASAGGRPVRQTMYPSTARRLRELMRDVVEHGTGANAAIRGTTVGGKTGTAQHGIGNAGTPYAWFVGWAQPAGDPVPKVAVAVVVEDSNAHRGDISGGGLAAPLARAVMTAALGP; from the coding sequence GTGACCCGGTACATCAGGCACGCCGCGGCCTTCTGCGCCCTGCTGCTCGTCGCGCTGCTGGCCAACGCGAGCCGCATCCAGGTCGTCCAGGCCCCGGCGTACGACGACAACCCCGCCAACCGGCGCCAGGACATCGCCCGTTATTCGCAGCCGCGGGGCGACATCCTCGTCGACGGCCGGCCGGTCACCGGCTCCAAGGACACCGGCGAGCAGCTCCGCTACGAACGCACCTACGACAACGGCCCGTTGTACGCCCCCGTGACCGGTTTCGTCTCGCAGCGGTACGGCTCGTCGTTCCTGGAGGACACCGAGGACGGCACGCTGGCCGGCACCGACCCGATGCTCTCGCCGTTCCCGCTGTGGAACGACTTCACCCGGGCCCGGAGCCCGGGCGGCGACGTCGTCACGACCCTCGACGGGGCGGCGCAGCGGGCCGCCTACGAGGGGCTGGCCGACCGCAAGGGCGCCGTGGCGGCGCTGGAACCGGCGACGGGACGCGTCCTGGCGCTGGTCTCCACCCCCTCGTACCACCCGGAGACGCTGTCGGGGAACGCCCCGTCGGTGACCCGGTCCTGGCTGGAGCTGCAGCAGGACCCCGACAAGCCGATGCTGAACCGGGCGGTGCGCCAGACGTATCCGCCGGGTTCGACCTTCAAGGTGCTCACGGCGGCCGCCGCGCTGGACGCGGGGGTGATCCGCAACGTCGACGCGCGGACCCGCTCGCCCGACCCGTACACCCTGCCCGGCACCCGGACGACCCTGCGCAACACGGCCCGCAACTGCCGCAACGCCTCGCTGCGGGTGGCCTTCGAGTGGTCCTGCAACACGGTGTTCGCCAAGCTGGGCGTGGACGTGGGCGTGACCGGCATGGCGGCGACGGCGCAGGCGTTCGGGTTCAACGACGCGGGACTGCGGATCCCGTTCGCGGTCTCGGCGAGCACGTTCGACACCACGGTGGACCGGGCGCAGCTGGCCCTGTCCTCGATCGGGCAGTACAACACGCGCGCCACGCCGCTCCAGATGGCGATGGTGGCGGCGGCGGTGGCCAACGGCGGGCAGTTGCGCCAGCCGTATCTCGTGGAGCGCACGACCACGCACCGCGGCGCCACGGTCGCCTCGGCCGGCGGCCGCCCGGTCCGCCAGACGATGTACCCGTCGACCGCGCGGCGGCTGCGGGAGCTGATGCGGGACGTGGTGGAGCACGGCACGGGCGCCAACGCCGCGATCCGCGGCACGACCGTCGGCGGCAAGACCGGCACCGCCCAGCACGGCATCGGCAACGCCGGCACGCCGTACGCCTGGTTCGTGGGGTGGGCGCAGCCCGCGGGCGATCCGGTGCCGAAGGTGGCGGTCGCGGTGGTGGTGGAGGACTCGAACGCGCACCGCGGCGACATCAGCGGGGGCGGGCTGGCGGCACCGCTCGCACGGGCGGTGATGACGGCGGCGCTCGGGCCGTGA
- a CDS encoding TetR/AcrR family transcriptional regulator produces MTPAAPTPAYRRLSVEERRTQLLDAALGLFAHRAPEDVSLDDVAEAAGVSRPLVYRYFPGGKQQLYEAALRSAAEELEQCFDEPRQGPLVARLRRALDRYLAFVHEHDTGFSALLQGGSVVETSRTTAIVDGVRRAAAEHILRHLGVAEPGPRLRMTVRMWITAVEAASLIWLDEDKEPPLDELRDWLVEQFVAVLSVTAGRDPQTATVVRALASADG; encoded by the coding sequence ATGACCCCCGCCGCCCCCACCCCCGCCTACCGCCGCCTCAGCGTCGAAGAACGCCGCACCCAGCTCCTCGACGCCGCACTCGGCCTGTTCGCGCACCGCGCGCCCGAGGACGTCTCCCTGGACGACGTGGCGGAGGCGGCCGGGGTCTCCCGCCCCCTGGTGTACCGGTACTTCCCGGGCGGCAAGCAGCAGCTGTACGAGGCCGCGCTGCGCTCCGCCGCCGAGGAACTGGAGCAGTGCTTCGACGAGCCGCGGCAGGGCCCGCTGGTCGCGCGGCTGCGGCGCGCCCTGGACCGCTACCTGGCCTTCGTGCACGAGCACGACACCGGGTTCAGTGCCCTGCTCCAGGGCGGCAGTGTGGTGGAGACCTCCCGTACGACCGCCATCGTGGACGGGGTGCGGCGGGCGGCGGCCGAGCACATCCTGCGCCACCTGGGCGTCGCCGAGCCGGGTCCGAGGCTGCGGATGACCGTCCGCATGTGGATCACGGCCGTGGAGGCGGCCTCGCTGATCTGGCTCGACGAGGACAAGGAGCCGCCCCTCGACGAGCTGCGCGACTGGCTGGTGGAGCAGTTCGTGGCGGTGCTGTCGGTGACCGCCGGGCGCGACCCGCAGACCGCGACGGTGGTGCGGGCGCTGGCCTCGGCGGATGGCTGA